In one Nostoc sp. KVJ3 genomic region, the following are encoded:
- a CDS encoding ABC transporter substrate-binding protein — MLSLNSSTNWLRQNFFFSLGCLLALATTACSEVKSTSPATIAANPSASQIAVSNTTQLHVAKYKGGWDLNLKLAGLDRFPYQTQFTEFTGGNLMVQSINAGAIDLASASEIPPIFAIESKASVKIIATLKGPTVGQVVLVPKNSTAKTIADLKGKKVGYVKATTAHYFLIKMLEKVGLTMKDINAIPLSIPDGLSAFRKGQLDAWATYGYSIPQAQKEGARVLESAKDILSGNFVIIASPNAIADPQKKVAIADFLCRLQKSQTWRESNLKQWSKNYATTIDVDEGIVYQDAKQGQQQRRQELLPVSDAAIASQQKVADTFFQAGVIPTKVDVKKLWDSSFNEDIAKCQ; from the coding sequence TTGCTTAGTCTAAACTCCAGTACCAATTGGCTGCGGCAGAATTTTTTCTTCTCTCTGGGTTGCTTGTTAGCTCTAGCAACAACAGCATGCTCAGAGGTTAAGTCTACCAGTCCGGCAACGATCGCTGCTAATCCTAGTGCATCCCAAATTGCAGTATCGAATACAACTCAATTGCATGTTGCTAAATATAAAGGTGGCTGGGACTTAAATTTAAAGTTAGCTGGATTAGATCGTTTCCCTTATCAAACTCAATTTACTGAGTTTACTGGGGGTAATTTGATGGTACAGTCAATCAATGCTGGTGCGATTGACTTGGCCTCAGCTAGTGAAATTCCACCGATTTTTGCGATTGAATCGAAAGCATCTGTAAAAATTATTGCCACTCTCAAAGGGCCGACGGTTGGTCAAGTTGTACTCGTACCCAAGAACTCGACTGCCAAAACCATCGCTGACCTCAAAGGTAAGAAAGTGGGTTACGTTAAAGCTACAACTGCTCACTACTTCCTGATTAAGATGTTGGAAAAAGTCGGGCTGACGATGAAGGATATCAATGCAATTCCTTTATCTATACCCGATGGACTTTCGGCTTTTCGTAAAGGACAGCTTGATGCTTGGGCTACCTACGGTTACTCCATCCCCCAAGCCCAAAAAGAAGGGGCGCGGGTGCTGGAATCTGCAAAGGATATTTTGAGCGGTAATTTTGTGATTATTGCTTCACCCAATGCGATCGCCGATCCACAAAAGAAAGTAGCGATCGCTGATTTTCTCTGTCGTTTGCAGAAATCCCAAACTTGGCGGGAATCTAATCTCAAGCAATGGTCGAAGAATTATGCAACTACCATTGATGTTGATGAAGGCATCGTTTATCAGGATGCCAAGCAAGGACAACAACAGCGTCGTCAAGAATTACTTCCTGTTTCTGATGCAGCTATTGCTTCTCAGCAAAAGGTTGCTGATACCTTTTTTCAAGCGGGTGTAATTCCCACAAAAGTTGATGTGAAAAAACTTTGGGACAGCAGTTTTAACGAAGATATCGCCAAATGCCAATAA
- a CDS encoding NF041680 family putative transposase — translation MKRARLEEFRQAVYKYLGRAHDATFELTDAILLTRNVYCLAELSLSPVFRRKWPSIYEALQDSRPQRQKLMQLYIKQIPAEGRPLLAGDHTNWSRPDAVRLQERTYEHSGTSIAGNKPITIGQGYSTIAWIPENEGSWALPLRHERITSAESPIGKAIWQLKQVCKYLPTRPISVWDSEYGCAPFILKTANIPADILVRLRSNLCLWGEPKAYSGKGRPKKHGDKFKLNEPTTWNEATSVLEINDPKLGRVRVSLWKDLHFRQAATRPMLIIRVERLDAQGNMRVSKPLWLAWVGEEMPPLEEVWCLYLRRFTIDHWYRFLKQRLHWTVPNFGTPKQSERWSDLMPLMTWELWLARDIVTDNPLPWQKSLDKLTPGRVAQAIGGVFAAIGTPTSAPKPRGKSPGWQQGKKRHRKNRCPIVKKTVARPPKEPSVAV, via the coding sequence ATGAAACGTGCCAGATTAGAAGAATTCCGTCAAGCAGTCTACAAATATTTAGGCAGAGCACACGATGCAACTTTTGAGTTGACAGATGCCATATTGCTAACTAGAAATGTTTATTGCCTAGCAGAATTGTCCCTATCGCCAGTATTTAGAAGGAAGTGGCCAAGTATCTATGAGGCACTACAAGATAGTAGGCCACAGCGACAGAAATTGATGCAGCTATATATCAAACAAATCCCCGCAGAGGGACGACCATTGTTAGCAGGAGATCACACAAACTGGTCACGCCCAGATGCCGTCAGGTTGCAAGAGCGAACTTATGAGCATAGTGGCACATCCATAGCAGGAAATAAACCGATTACCATTGGTCAAGGATATAGCACAATTGCCTGGATACCTGAAAATGAGGGAAGTTGGGCATTACCATTAAGACATGAACGGATCACAAGTGCCGAAAGTCCTATTGGGAAAGCAATTTGGCAACTCAAACAGGTGTGTAAATATTTGCCTACCAGACCGATTTCAGTTTGGGATAGTGAATATGGTTGTGCGCCTTTTATCTTAAAAACTGCGAATATTCCAGCAGATATTCTCGTTCGGTTGCGTTCAAATCTGTGTTTATGGGGTGAACCAAAAGCTTATTCGGGAAAGGGGCGACCTAAAAAGCATGGTGATAAATTTAAACTGAATGAGCCCACAACATGGAATGAAGCAACATCTGTATTAGAAATAAATGACCCAAAATTAGGACGTGTGCGTGTGAGCTTGTGGAAAGATTTACACTTCCGTCAGGCTGCTACACGTCCAATGTTAATCATCAGAGTTGAACGTCTGGACGCGCAAGGTAACATGAGAGTGTCCAAACCTTTGTGGTTGGCTTGGGTAGGAGAAGAAATGCCACCCTTAGAAGAAGTTTGGTGTCTTTACTTGCGTCGCTTTACCATTGACCACTGGTATCGCTTTTTGAAGCAGCGTCTACATTGGACTGTACCAAACTTTGGTACTCCTAAGCAAAGTGAACGGTGGAGTGACCTCATGCCTCTGATGACTTGGGAATTGTGGTTAGCCCGCGATATCGTTACTGACAATCCTTTACCTTGGCAGAAGTCTCTAGATAAATTGACCCCTGGAAGAGTTGCTCAAGCTATAGGTGGAGTTTTTGCGGCCATTGGTACTCCCACCTCTGCACCCAAACCTCGCGGAAAGTCTCCCGGTTGGCAACAAGGAAAGAAGCGTCACCGTAAAAACCGATGTCCCATTGTTAAAAAAACAGTAGCACGACCACCTAAAGAACCATCTGTTGCTGTTTAA
- a CDS encoding acyl-CoA dehydrogenase family protein: MTHIEEKVIDSTFQFFAPVTAKSPELQALFDFIALGASERDRDRILPYNVVELIRRSRLGALRIPVAEGGGGSTARELFEVVIRLGDADPNVAHIVRNHFSVTERILRSERTQRNRRWLKAVVNGAIIGLASTELEVKRAGGGQVVNTKLTSDGDGYRLNGTKYYSTGSLYADLIFVRVLVPDGTTAFILIPTNREGIDLVDDWDGFGQRLTGTGTTTFQNVRVESDEVIFETDTDKDNLPYNIVPQLFLTAINAGIIRSVLRDATALVRTRPRTFYHAVSEQAADDPILQQTVGQIAANAFAAEAIVLAAADALDSLPAAQAQGEESETAAALAASLSAAKSKLIVDDLALRSATLLFEVGGASTTKKSSNFDRHWRNARTLSSHNPNHFKARAIGDYEINGTPLPQRGFF, translated from the coding sequence ATGACTCATATTGAAGAAAAAGTTATAGATTCTACTTTCCAATTCTTTGCTCCTGTCACAGCCAAATCTCCCGAACTGCAAGCTTTGTTTGATTTCATTGCTCTAGGAGCATCTGAACGCGATCGCGATCGCATCCTTCCTTATAATGTGGTTGAATTGATCCGGCGTTCTAGGTTGGGTGCATTGCGAATCCCCGTTGCTGAAGGTGGTGGTGGTAGCACTGCCCGCGAACTATTCGAGGTCGTAATTCGGCTGGGGGATGCCGATCCAAATGTCGCTCACATTGTACGGAATCATTTCTCTGTAACAGAGCGAATTTTGCGTTCTGAGCGCACCCAAAGGAATCGTCGCTGGCTCAAGGCAGTCGTCAATGGCGCGATTATTGGACTCGCTTCGACCGAACTGGAAGTTAAGCGAGCTGGTGGCGGCCAAGTCGTGAATACAAAATTAACATCTGATGGTGATGGCTATCGTCTAAATGGGACGAAGTATTACAGCACTGGCAGCCTTTATGCAGACTTGATTTTCGTGCGTGTGCTAGTACCCGATGGCACTACAGCGTTTATACTCATTCCCACCAACCGCGAGGGCATTGACCTTGTGGATGACTGGGATGGCTTCGGTCAAAGGCTTACAGGCACTGGAACGACAACATTCCAAAATGTCCGTGTAGAGTCAGACGAAGTAATTTTTGAGACAGATACAGACAAAGACAACCTGCCATACAACATCGTCCCGCAATTATTTTTAACAGCAATTAATGCTGGCATTATTCGCAGCGTTCTACGCGATGCAACAGCCCTCGTCCGTACCCGTCCCCGGACTTTCTACCATGCTGTATCCGAGCAAGCAGCAGATGACCCAATCTTGCAGCAGACCGTCGGGCAAATTGCCGCCAATGCCTTTGCCGCCGAAGCAATTGTTTTAGCAGCAGCTGATGCGCTTGATAGCCTCCCTGCTGCCCAAGCCCAGGGAGAGGAATCGGAAACTGCTGCTGCGCTGGCAGCTTCTTTGAGTGCAGCCAAAAGCAAATTGATTGTCGATGATTTGGCTCTACGTTCAGCCACCTTGCTGTTTGAAGTTGGTGGGGCTTCCACAACAAAGAAAAGCTCTAACTTTGATCGTCATTGGCGCAACGCCCGTACCTTATCCTCACACAACCCAAATCACTTTAAGGCTCGTGCGATCGGGGACTACGAGATCAACGGTACACCATTACCGCAACGAGGATTCTTCTAA
- a CDS encoding LLM class flavin-dependent oxidoreductase, translating into MSRSKQLKLGAFMRPVSIHTGAWRYPGALPDANFNFPALKRFIQKLEQGKFDAFFMADHLAVLNMPINALKRSHTVTSFEPFTLLSALASVTEHIGLVATASTTYDQPYHIARRFASLDHISGGRAGWNIVTTANPDAALNFGLEEEVEHDERYRRAREFYDVVTGLWDSFADDAFIRDVEAGIYFDPAKLHVLNHQGKYLSVRGPLNIARPVQGWPVIVQAGASEAGRQLAAETAEAVFAPAGNLEAGKALFADIKGRAQAIGRDPDSIKILPGALVIVGETVAEAHAKRLHLDSLVHYDSGIASLNSAIGYDVSGFDPDGPLPEIPPNNAAHSSRERVIALAQHENLTIRQLAQRIGSYGGLAFIGTPQSIANEMEQWLIEEGSDGFNIMFPFLPEGLNDFVDKVVPELQRRGIFRQEYEGKTLRENLGLTRPVNRFFQTTTASVS; encoded by the coding sequence ATGAGCAGATCGAAGCAATTAAAACTAGGTGCTTTTATGCGCCCGGTAAGCATACATACAGGCGCTTGGCGCTATCCTGGGGCTTTGCCTGACGCTAATTTTAACTTCCCAGCGCTGAAACGATTCATCCAGAAACTAGAACAAGGCAAGTTTGACGCATTCTTCATGGCTGACCACTTAGCGGTGTTGAATATGCCAATCAACGCACTGAAGCGCAGCCATACTGTCACATCTTTTGAACCTTTTACCCTACTTTCTGCCCTTGCCAGCGTCACCGAACACATCGGGCTGGTAGCCACCGCTTCTACAACATACGACCAGCCATACCACATTGCTCGTCGCTTCGCGTCTCTCGACCATATCAGTGGTGGTCGCGCTGGCTGGAACATCGTCACCACAGCCAATCCAGACGCAGCGCTCAACTTTGGATTAGAAGAAGAGGTAGAGCATGATGAACGCTATCGGCGGGCTAGAGAATTTTATGATGTTGTCACAGGTCTTTGGGATTCCTTTGCTGACGATGCGTTTATTCGGGACGTGGAAGCAGGGATTTATTTCGACCCTGCAAAGCTTCACGTTCTGAATCATCAGGGAAAATATCTCTCGGTGCGAGGGCCATTAAACATTGCCAGACCTGTCCAAGGCTGGCCGGTAATCGTTCAGGCAGGTGCATCTGAAGCTGGACGGCAATTAGCTGCCGAAACCGCCGAGGCTGTGTTTGCACCTGCTGGTAATCTGGAAGCTGGCAAAGCTTTATTTGCAGACATTAAGGGACGGGCACAGGCGATTGGACGTGACCCAGACAGCATAAAAATCCTTCCAGGTGCTTTAGTCATCGTGGGGGAAACCGTTGCCGAGGCTCATGCCAAGCGTCTTCATTTGGACAGCCTAGTACATTATGACAGTGGGATCGCCAGTCTCAATAGTGCTATTGGCTACGATGTTTCGGGTTTTGACCCAGATGGCCCCTTACCAGAAATCCCACCGAATAACGCTGCTCACTCTTCACGAGAAAGAGTAATAGCCTTAGCGCAACATGAGAACTTGACTATTCGACAACTGGCGCAACGCATTGGCAGTTACGGCGGACTGGCCTTCATCGGCACACCCCAAAGCATCGCCAATGAGATGGAGCAATGGCTGATTGAGGAAGGCTCTGACGGTTTCAACATCATGTTCCCTTTTCTTCCTGAAGGATTGAATGATTTTGTCGATAAAGTTGTGCCAGAACTCCAACGACGTGGGATTTTTCGTCAAGAGTACGAGGGCAAGACGCTGCGCGAAAATCTGGGACTAACGCGCCCTGTCAACCGCTTCTTCCAGACCACCACTGCTTCCGTTAGCTAG
- a CDS encoding LLM class flavin-dependent oxidoreductase yields MSEPRYGIWIPVYGNCGVMNHPLEPRDASYSRAKNLIQLAQKCGFTTTLIAQHIINPRDQELDQLETWTAAAALAEATNSIEIIAAVKPLLFHPAVLAKMALGIDAISHGRFSINLVSAWFKPEMEKPGINFLTHDERYRYSDEWIRVVKALWSGEKVNFYGEYFQINDLKLNPPPIAKPHPRVYVGGESEPAQELAAKEAHTFFLNGRPIEIIRETIAAVAQKTKFRSQPLGFAMSAFVIARPTDEEAEAEYQNLRAMVLTQDDRSELLKGVDSEVVMFKNMAKYPGVGSNGGTAAGLVGSYETVAHRIAEFTKVGIGTFMLQFQPFATEMERFAAEIIPRVRALTVSEAMSATGCAYPNLKIGVRG; encoded by the coding sequence ATGTCTGAACCACGCTATGGGATTTGGATTCCTGTTTACGGCAACTGTGGTGTGATGAACCATCCTCTTGAACCTCGTGATGCTAGTTACTCACGAGCCAAGAATTTAATCCAATTGGCCCAAAAGTGTGGATTTACCACAACTTTAATAGCCCAACATATCATCAATCCCAGAGACCAAGAACTTGACCAGCTAGAAACCTGGACAGCAGCAGCAGCGCTTGCAGAGGCAACAAACTCTATCGAGATTATTGCAGCGGTTAAGCCATTACTGTTTCATCCCGCCGTCTTAGCAAAGATGGCTTTAGGTATTGATGCTATAAGTCATGGACGTTTTTCTATTAACTTAGTAAGTGCCTGGTTCAAGCCAGAAATGGAAAAACCGGGGATAAATTTCCTTACCCACGATGAGCGTTATCGTTATTCGGATGAATGGATTAGGGTCGTAAAAGCCCTATGGAGTGGAGAGAAAGTCAACTTCTACGGTGAATATTTTCAGATCAATGATTTGAAGCTCAATCCCCCACCCATAGCCAAACCACATCCGCGTGTATATGTAGGGGGAGAGTCAGAACCAGCCCAAGAACTAGCCGCAAAAGAAGCCCATACATTTTTCCTCAATGGTCGTCCGATTGAAATCATCCGCGAAACCATTGCGGCTGTTGCTCAAAAAACTAAGTTTCGCTCTCAACCTCTGGGCTTCGCCATGTCAGCTTTTGTCATTGCTCGACCGACAGACGAAGAGGCGGAAGCAGAATATCAAAACCTTAGAGCGATGGTACTAACACAAGACGATCGCTCAGAATTACTTAAAGGAGTAGATTCTGAAGTAGTTATGTTCAAAAACATGGCTAAGTACCCTGGTGTGGGGAGCAATGGCGGTACAGCAGCAGGATTGGTTGGTAGCTATGAAACTGTAGCCCATCGAATTGCTGAATTTACCAAGGTAGGAATTGGAACTTTTATGCTGCAATTCCAGCCTTTTGCCACAGAAATGGAGCGTTTTGCTGCCGAAATCATACCAAGAGTGCGAGCGTTAACGGTAAGTGAAGCGATGTCTGCGACGGGCTGCGCCTACCCTAACTTGAAAATAGGGGTTAGAGGCTAA
- a CDS encoding precorrin-8X methylmutase codes for MKSSDLTIKQLTHLVGGGLTPRMVRHYHQLGLLPQPVRSHSNYRLYNQKDVLRLQRIVALKQQGFQLNHIRNILDVEPETDTTVNLMGQLQQQYRAVMQQISQLRQTASALEGLLGRDRHCQIIQAEVLAQLKLLDVETQAGLGGLDNLWSGLDAEIHTHSEAFSESLQRLLPDLSNRSEIEQHLISQLVLACGDVSLVSFVKLSRDAIAASRKALSSNCQIVVDTPTVAAALDQTRLLHLGCQIETLIDNPHITTATEAELAFWQHRQWREKLQQVNPGCVVVVGYAPSVLVEVCQAMSTTGYANANQQIQPALVIGMPIGFSHAPAAKRQLMQQGIPYITVEGTLGGGALAATALNALVESLIDKPDCHCYLKNVRSAEC; via the coding sequence ATCAAAAGTAGCGATCTTACAATTAAGCAGTTAACACACTTGGTAGGCGGCGGTTTGACTCCGAGGATGGTGCGACATTACCATCAATTGGGGCTGTTGCCGCAACCAGTGCGATCGCACAGCAATTACCGTCTCTACAACCAAAAAGATGTTCTGCGGTTGCAACGGATTGTTGCACTCAAACAGCAAGGGTTTCAGCTAAACCACATCCGCAATATTTTGGATGTGGAACCAGAAACCGATACAACTGTTAATCTGATGGGACAACTCCAACAGCAATATCGGGCGGTGATGCAACAAATTTCGCAACTGCGCCAAACTGCATCAGCATTAGAAGGATTGTTGGGGCGCGATCGCCATTGTCAAATTATCCAGGCGGAAGTTTTGGCTCAACTCAAGTTACTGGATGTCGAAACTCAAGCCGGATTGGGGGGATTGGACAATCTCTGGAGTGGTTTGGATGCTGAAATTCATACCCACTCCGAAGCTTTTTCTGAATCGCTACAACGCTTACTACCTGACTTGTCCAATCGTTCGGAAATTGAACAACATTTAATTTCTCAGTTGGTTTTAGCTTGTGGCGATGTCAGTTTGGTATCCTTTGTGAAATTGAGTCGAGATGCGATCGCAGCTAGTCGAAAAGCCTTATCTTCAAACTGTCAAATTGTTGTCGATACCCCAACGGTTGCTGCTGCTTTGGATCAAACCCGATTACTTCATTTGGGATGCCAGATTGAAACCTTGATTGATAATCCCCATATTACCACCGCCACCGAAGCAGAACTAGCTTTTTGGCAACATCGACAATGGCGAGAAAAATTACAGCAAGTAAATCCGGGTTGTGTGGTGGTAGTTGGTTATGCTCCCTCAGTCCTTGTAGAAGTTTGTCAAGCGATGTCTACGACGGGCTACGCCAACGCCAACCAACAAATTCAACCAGCGTTAGTAATTGGAATGCCCATTGGCTTTAGCCATGCTCCCGCAGCCAAGCGCCAATTAATGCAACAAGGGATACCTTATATTACAGTTGAAGGAACTTTGGGAGGGGGCGCATTAGCTGCTACTGCCCTTAATGCTTTGGTGGAGTCACTGATTGATAAGCCAGATTGTCATTGTTATCTCAAAAATGTCAGGAGTGCTGAGTGCTGA